The genomic region GAAATGCATATTGATACTGACGAAGCAAACGCTGCTGGTCTCGGCAATGGCGCTATTGTGGAGGTTTACAAATAAACTAATCTAAAATTAGGTTAAGCAGTTGTGAAATCATGCAGGATTCCTGCATGATTTCGTTAATATTGTATTTGGCTTCCAAAATGAGTAAGGGGTGATTGTTTATGAACTTAACACACATGGCCAATATTATTCGCGGATTGTCAGCTGACGGCGTTGAAAAGGCTGGTTCCGGACACCCTGGTCTGCCGCTGGGCTGTGCAGAAATCGGCTCAGTTCTATATTTTGACACCATGCGCCATAGTCCGCAGAATCCGAAATGGCCTAACCGCGATCGGTTCGTATTATCTGCAGGACATGGCTCGATGTTTTTATATTCCTTACTGCACTTAAGCGGATATGATCTACCGCTTGAAGAATTAAAGCAGTTTCGCCAGCTTGATTCCCAGACACCAGGCCATCCGGAGTACGGTGACACAGTCGGCGTAGAAACTACTACAGGACCGCTGGGACAGGGGTTATCCAACGCTGTTGGAATGGCAATTGCCGAGCGGATGCTGGCTGAAAGATACAATCGACCCGGTTATCCGATTGTGGATTTTTATACTTATGTTCTCTGTGGTGACGGCTGCATGATGGAGGGAATTACTTCCGAAGCATCCTCTTTGGCCGGGCACCTTAAGCTTGACAAATTGATTGTTATCTATGACTCTAACCGCATTACGATTGAAGGCAGCACCGATCTGGCCTTCAGCGAGTCTGTTAAAGACCGCTACTTAGCCTACGGCTGGCATGTCCAGGAGATTAACGGGCATGATGTTGACCAGCTCAGACAAGCTATTGAAAAAGCTAAACTGGAGAAAGAACGCCCCAGTCTGATCATTGCTGAAACTCAGATTGGAAAAGGTTCGCCTAATAAAGCAGGTACAGCTGGAATTCATGGAGCTCCATTAGGAAAAGACGAGATCATCGCTATGAAAAAAGCTCTCGGCCTACCTGAAGCTGATTTTTATGTTTCTGAAGAAGCTGCCGAGATGCGGGAAGCAGTTATCGAAAAAGGCAGAAAGCTTGAGCAGGAATGGAATCAGTTGTTTAATGAGTGGAGAGAGAACCATCCTGATCTAGCCAAAGAGTGGGATCAAGCTTTCAATAATGAACTGCCGGACAATCTAGAAGACATTGTTCCTAAGTTTGAAGTAGGGGAGAAGCTTGCTACCCGCGCTGCCAGCGGAAAAACAATCAACGCATTAGCACAAGCAATTCCCTATTTAGTTGGCGGTTCTGCAGACCTTGCACCATCGAATAATACCCATATCAATGATGGCGGTAATATTAAAGCTGGTGATTTTTCAGGCCGTAACTTTAACTTTGGTGTAAGAGAGCACGCCATGGGTGCTATCATGAACGGCATCAGCCTCACTGGCGGATTCAGGATTTTTGGCGGAACCTTCCTGGTGTTCTCTGATTACATGCGTCCATCAATACGTTTAGCTGCAATGATGGGTCAGCCGGTAATCTATGTTCTTACTCACGATTCGATCTATGTTGGAGAAGATGGACCGACTCATCAGCCTGTTGAGCACACTGAATCGCTGCGGTTAATTCCTAATCTACGGGTATTCCGTCCAGCAGATCCGGAAGAGACTGCTCACGCATGGATTCAAGCCCTGAAGCGGCTTGATGGTCCAAGCGCAATGATCTTAACTCGGCAGGCCCTGCCGGTAATGCCGAAGCACGATGGCGCGAGTATGGACAAAGGCGGCTATATTCTCTACAAAGAGCAAAAAGAATTAGATTTAACTATCGCAGCTGCCGGAAGTGAAGTCAGTCTGGCATTAGAAACAGCTAAGCTTCTGGAGGAAGAAGGGTATGGAGTCCGGGTTGTATCGATTCCGTGCCGTGAGAAGTATCTAGCTCAAGATCAGACTTACCGGGATCAGGTTATCCCGACTTCCACACCTGTCCTTGCAGTTGAGGTAGGTGTAGGCAGCGGCTGGTACAGCCTTTGCCCCGGTGCCAAAATGAGAGTATTCTCGTTGGATAGATTTGGCCGCAGTGGCAAAGCTGCCGATGTTGGCAAATACTTTGGCTTTACCCCTGATAATCTCGCGGATGAAGCCAAGAAGCTGCTTAATGATTAATTGCATATTTAATGAAACCCTTCTGTTTATTGCGCAGAAGGGTTTCGTTTTTAATCTAAAACATTTGATTCTGATAGTTTTGGGTACTGGACTGAGTGCTGGCAACATGCTGGTTATGGGCGAATTGGGTTTGGTAGTTGCTGAACTGCTGTTGGACTTGTGCCACCTGCTGGGTTGACTCAGCTTGCAGCGAGTACCAGCCTTTGGTAAACATAAAGTTAAACAGACCGCGGGCTTCCTGGTGCGTTTGATTTAAGATCTGGCATACATCGTGGTGCAGATCGGCATAGCTGGCTTCACGGGCAAAGATATTGTAGTTATCTGTTAAGTACTTTTCGGTAGCCAGCATATCGTTGAGCCGATCGCGGTCGTTCATCTCCGGTCCTTTAACTTTAGCCATCTGACCGGTTTGTGGATTCTTTATTTTTGTCGGGCTAGCCTGCTGCTGAAAGCTCTGGTAACTCTGCTGTCCATAATTGGACTGCTGGTAGCCAGACTGGAAATTTTGGGTACCATGACCGCGCTGATTTTGATTGAACATTACTGAACCTCCTTTAATTGCGGAATTGGTTATGCTGATTGTATTGAGTTAGATTCTGCTGCTGTGCTTGGGGCTCAAGGTGACGCAGCAGTGTTTGATAGTGCTGGTGATGCACGTTGGCAAGATGCTCTAACTGCTGCCGGATTTGGGGGTCCTGGCACTCCGTTGCATAATGATGAGCTTTTTTGCTTGCCAGAAGCTCCCAGGATAGAGCATCCTGCAGATAGAGGAGATCTTTGTTGGTAATTATTTCAGGTGGTTCGTTCATGCGATATCCGCTTTGATATTGGTTGTACATAGCTTCCCTCCTAAAGTCATCGCTGTGTAATTAGCTTTTCCTGTAATCTGTTTTTTATAAGCGCTCCGAGTTAATGGCATACTATAAATAAAAATTTTGGCAGGAGAAGGAAATCTGATGGCTAACAAAGAATAACTTAGTGGATAACTAATAAATTGTTTTAAATTGAATTGGAGGTAATTTCATGAGTGAGCTGATTAACAACCGCCAAAAAAGGCAGGAGAAACTTAAAGATATCATCAGAGATCTTCACGCTGGCGCAGATGTGGAAGAGTTAAAACAGCGCTTTAAAGAGCTTTTAGGAGAAGTTGTGTCACCAACTGAGATTTCTGAAATGGAGCAGGCACTGATTAACGAGGGAATGCCTGCAGAAGAGATTCAAGCGCTTTGTGATGTGCACGTAGCTGTTTTCCGCGAGGCCCTTGATCGCCAGCTGGAAGCAGCTGTTGAACAGACTCAAGCTTTACCCGAAACTAAGATTCACCCTGTAAATGTTTTCAAGCAAGAGAACAAGGCAGTTAATGAAGTTCTGGCGAAGGTAGAACAACTCCTAGATCAAATTACTGATGCCGCCGTGGGAAGCGATATCAGCTCTCAAATGGAGCAGTGGGATACATATCACCAGCAGTTGATGGAGCTGGATAAGCATTACCGCCGCAAGGAAAACATTCTTTTCCCGTACTTGGAGAAAAATGGGATTACCGGTCCGCCTTCTGTAATGTGGGGAATTCATGATGAGATCCGCGCTCAGTTGAAAGAGATTGACAAGATCATCACTGAAACAAATCCGATTGCTGATAAACAGCTGACTAGGCAGATTGCAGATATCGTCAATCCCTGCCACAATGCGATTAAAGAAATGATCTATAAAGAAGAAAATATCCTGTTTCCGATGTGCTTAGAGACTCTAACCGCTCAGGAATGGCAGGAAATCTCAGCTCAGGAGCAGGAAATCGGTTACACTATTATTAAGCCTGAAGAAATTCCGATGGATCTGGACCCTGTAGATACAGAAGCCCCGACACAGCATGACTGGGAAGGTAATGTTCCGGAAGGCCTGCTGAAATTCGCATCAGGATATCTATCTCTGGATGAGATCAGCCGAATCTTCAACACTCTGCCCGTTGACATCACTTTTGTTGACAAAGATGATCGGGTGCGCTATTTCTCCCAAGGCAGAGAGCGGATCTTTGACCGGACTCCTGCGGTAATCGGAAGGGATGTGCAGAACTGCCACCCACCGGCAAGCGTGCATATCGTCAATAAAATTGTGGATGACTTCAAGACTCACAAGCGCAGTCACGCTGATTTTTGGATTCAGTCCCGGGGTATGTTCATCTACATTCAGTATTTTGCAGTTTACGATGATAACAATGAGTATATGGGTACACTAGAAGTAACACAGAATATCGCGCCGTTAAGAGCGTTAGAGGGCGAAAAACGCCTTGACGACTCACAGATGACCAAGTAAGGAAGGAGCTTAAGCTCTGAATGGAATATGGAGCAGGTATCACAGCAGCAGTTACAGCGTCGTTTATAGACTTAGTCACAGCAAGGATTAAAGAGGTATTAACCAGTGAAGGCAGTATCCAAAAGATTCTGGCCTATATCCAGCAGACCAGCGGTAAAATGATCAGACCAACCTTGGCTAGTCTTGTGTTTCAGCTGTGCGGTGGAGAGAGTGAAGCCGCGCTGCTGGATGCAGCTGCCGGGATCGAACTAATCCATATGGCATCGCTGATCCATGACGACATTATCGATCGATCGGATTTAAGGCGGGATGCTTTTACTGTTCAGAAGCAGTTCGGTGTGGAAGCAGCAGTGCTAGCGGGAGACTTCTTATTTGCTCGAGCTTTTAACTTATTTACCAACAGCGAGCCCAGACAGGTGCTGGCGGTAATGACAGATGTGATCAGCCAAATGTGTATCGGCGAAATCCAGCAGTTGATGGATCCGGTGGTCAAGGAAGCTGATTACTGGCAGTATATTTACCAGAAAACAGCGTGTTTTATCGAAGGTGCCTGCCGAGTGGGAGCGGTAGCAGCAAGAACAGCAGAGCTTAGGGAAGTAGAACTGCTCAGTAAGTTTGGTCTAGCCCTCGGCTATGCGTACCAGCTTACTGACGATTTGTTAGATTATACAGCGGAACCAAAAACTACAGGCAAGACACCAGGCAATGATTTTCAGCAGGGAATTTGGACGCTGCCGATTATCAGGGGGGTAGAGTCGGGTGTGATTCCTGCGAACTGGCACCAGGAATTGAGCTTCACGGAAGCACGCAAGCTGTTAGAGCAGCACGGAATCTTTCAAGAGATTCAAAGAGATACCGATTTTTATATCCGCCAAGCTCAGGCAATTCTGCTGTCTTTCCCGGACCATCCGGCCCGCACTAAGCTCCTAGAATTGGCTGAGTTTATCGGTACCCGCCAGCATTAGGACAGCAGGCTAACAGCCCTTAAAATGCGACAGAGCTTAAGCATGACATAGGGAGTGGGGGTATCTAACATGTTTAGGTAGGCACCATCCAGCTTCTGCTCTCTCAGCTTGGGGTCAGAACCATACATAGCGATTAATCCGTCTAAAATTAGTTGATGAAAATTCCTATGGGGCAGCTGGCTGATCATTTCGCGGCTTTTTTGATAGATATAAGCGATTCGCTGAGCAGCATGCTGATGATTGTGGTGATAAAAAGTAAAATTAAGATCGTGATTAACGCGATCTTCACTTCGGTCAATAAAATAATCGAGGAGGATGTGGAGGCTTTGGATCCAGGGAAAATAAGCCTGATGCATCCTCGTTTTTGTTTCATGGGAGTACTGCTGGAAACTAGCTGCAAAACAGAAAAAAATCCCCAGCGTAGAACCGGTTGCAGCGGCCCATTCATTCCACGCCAGATCAGTATTGGTCTGCATAAACTTGTGGGCAATCCAGTTTTTCAAGCGGTGCTCGCCTGATGGAGTCAGATGCTTTAATACCTGCAGCTCACAGTAGTACTCAGCTAGGCAGTTGATCTCGGTTTGATATTCTTGATAAAAGGGCATCAGTCTAATTTGACACCGGCAGGTCTCCACCAGCTTATTGAGATAAACTGACTCCCGGTATGGGTAGAACTGGTAATAGTCATGAAGAGGTCGACTGAGATCAAGGGCGTCTAGAAAACTTAGGTGCAGCTGGCGAAAAGCCCGATCGTCATTGATCTGCATCCGGTCGCACAGGTTGTCCAAGTAATCACTGATTGTCTGCAGCGCAACTATCGCTTTCAGCATTACTTCCTGGTTTACACCGGGATAAAGGGCATAAATAGCTCCGCCTATGCAGTGAAAGGCTTTGGTGCGAATACTTGCTTGAGCCTGCTCGCGAAGTTGCGGTGGTAGTTCAGCAGATACCCGCCACCAGTTTTGGAGAAGCTTTTTTACCGCAGGAAACTTGGCAGTGTATTCTAGCAAAAGCAGTGGCTTGATAACAGGACTCATACTCAACCTCCTTTGTCTTTATTCTGCCAAATTTCAGGTAAGATATCACGCAGGAATAACAGGGGAGAGCGAGAATAAGACAGGAAAGGAGGTAGCCATGAAGAGTCTAATTTTTCTTGACGTTGAAACAACCGGATTAAGCTCTAAGCGCGATCGCATCATCGAAATATATATGTTAAAAGTTGCCTATGAAGGTGATGTGGAGGAGTACCACACATTTATCAATCCAGAGCGGCAGATCCCTGGGTTTATCACTAATCTGACTGGCATTACTAACGCCGATGTAGCCGACGCGCCAACTGAGAGTCAAATAGCTAAAAACATTCGCGATTTTATCGGAGATGGGGTACTGGTGGCCCATAATCTGTCTTTTGACCGGCGATTTCTGGCAGCCATGTTTGAACGCAACCACTGTCAGCCGCTCCCGTCAGGAGGAATCGATACCCTGGGTATCAGCATGCGCCTTTTTCCTAAACTCTGTATTTATCCTAAAGGGGAAGGATCCCATAAGCTTAAGAATTTAATGTATCATTTTCATTTAGATCGGGATTTTGCCAATTCGCACCGCGCTAAAGATGACGTGCTGCTGTTAGTGCAGGTGTATCGCCATTTAGAGAAATATGCAAAAGGCCAATTGCCCTATACATATCCCCGGGCTATGACCCATGGCTGTCCCCGGTGCGGATCAGCTATGCAGCTAATTGAATCAGGGGGAAAAAGAGAGCTGGTTTGTGTTAAAGGATCCGGCTGCAGCGAGCGCTTAGTAGTATAAGTGAAAAACCCAAGGAATCCAAGTCCTTGGGTTTTTGCAAATGGTTTTCTAGCCGCCTAAATAGGCCGTTTTGACTCGATCGTCTTGGAGCAGCTCCTCAGCGGTACCGCTCAGTTTGATAATTCCTGTTTCCAGCACATAAGCCCGGTGAGCCACTGCCAGTGCCATGTTTGCATTTTGCTCAACTAGGAGTATGGTTGTACCGCGGCGGTTGATCTCCTCAATGATATTAAATATCTCTCTAACCAGCAGGGGAGCGAGTCCCATTGAAGGCTCATCAAGAAGCAGCAATTTCGGATCACTCATTAAACCCCGCCCCATGGCAAGCATCTGCTGTTCGCCGCCGCTGAGGCTTCCTGCCAGCTGTTTTCTACGCTCCCACAGGCGTGGGAACAGCTCATAGACTTTCTGCAGGTCTTCTGTAATCTTGGGTTTGTCGCGGCGCAGGTAAGCCCCCAGCTCGAGGTTTACCTCAACCGACAACTGTGGAAAAACCCGTCTTCCTTCTGGCACGTGAGTGAGCTTTAGGGCTGCAATTTTATGCGCAGGCAGCTTAGTGATGTCACTGCCATCAAACTCAATTGTTCCTCCCGATTTTGGTACCAGACCGGAAATCGCTCTCAATGTTGTTGATTTACCTGCACCGTTAGCACCAATTAGGGTAACAATTTCGCCGGCTCGGATTGAAAAGTTAACCTGTTTAAGGGCATGAATACCGCCATAGTGTACGTCTAGATCTGTCACTTTTAATATTTCCATTAAACATCAGCCCCCAAATACGCCTGAATTACCTGCTCGTTTGAGCGGATTTCTGCTGCTGTTCCTTCTGCAATGAGCATGCCGTAATCTAGTACAAATATGTGTTCGCATAAGTTCATCACTAAGTTCATATCATGCTCAATCAGTAAGATGGTAATGCCCAAATCTGACCGCAGATAGCGGATTAGACTGAGCAGTTCCTGAGTCTCAGCTGGGTTCATTCCTGCTGCAGGTTCATCAAGAAGCAGCAGCTTTGGTTTGGTAACCAAAGCCCTGGCAATTTCCAGTTTGCGCTGATCGCCGTAGGGCAGATTGACCGAAAGCTCATGGGCATGATGGCTCAAGCCAACTATTTCCAAGATTCTTTTTGCTTCTTCCAGCCCTGCTTCTTCCTCAAGCCGATACTTCTTTGATTTCAAAACTCCTGTTAAAAATGAGTAGTTGATATTTTGATGGCAGGCAACCATTAGATTTTCCAGCACTGTTAGGGACTTAAACAGGCGGATATTCTGAAATGTTCTGGCGATACCCTGACGGCTGATGTTAGAGGCTGCTTTATTGGTTAAATCAAACCCGGCAAACATAATTTGTCCGGTGCTGGGTTTGCATAAACCGGTAAGAGTATTAAAGAAAGTGGTTTTGCCCGCGCCGTTTGGACCAATAAGTCCGACGAGATCTCCATGTTTGATGGTCAAATTAATGTTTGACAGCGCCCGGAGGCCGCCAAAGTTGACTGAAAGATTGCTGACACTTAATAATGGGTTAGGATCCATTGGTGCTCACTCCTTGCTGCTTCTGCGCTTTACCGGTTACCCGCCGGTAGAAAGAACTCAGCACATCCCACGATAACTCTTTTCCGCCTAATAGACCGCTGGGGCGGAAGAGCATAATTAGGATTAGAATAATCGGATAGACAACCATTCGGTATTCAGCCAAGCTCCGCAAAAACTCCGGAATCAAGGTCAAGAAAATCGCAGCAGCGATAGAACCGGTGATGCTTCCCAAACCACCTAAAACGACCATAATTAAGATATCGATAGACTTCATAAAGCCGATTTGGTTGGCAGCCGGATTAATATAACCCATAAAGTGGCTGTATAGTCCGCCGGCTAAACCGGCAAAAAAAGCACCAATGGTAAAAGCTGCTACTTTATAAAAAGTGGTGTTTATTCCGAGCGTTTCACTGGCGAGTTCATCTTCCCGGATAGCTATGCACGCTCTGCCGTGTTTACTGGAAATAAAGTTTTTGAGGATAATGACCGTTAAAATCATAAACACGTAGGCTGTGCCAAAAGTGGTTGACCGGCTGATGCCGGAGAAACCTCTAGCTCCACCCACCGCGGGAATATTGAGGATCACAACCCTGATAATCTCACCAAACCCGAGAGTTGCAATAGCCAAATAGTCGCCCTCAAGTCTTAAGGTAGGCAGACCGATACAGATTCCGATTAAGGCAGCGAAAAGTCCGCCAATTATTAAGGCCAGTAGAAATGGCATATCATGAACAACAGTCAAGTAAGCTGAAGCATAAGCACCGATACCAAAAAAACCGGCGTGCCCGATCGAGAACTGCCCGGTGAAACCGTTAATCAGGTTTAAACTAACGGCCAGCATGATGTTGATGCAGACCAGTCCGAGGATCTGCAAGTCGTAGGCAAGCAGTACGCCTCGGCTGACCAAAAGCTGTACGATTAAATAGATACCTGCTAGAATACCAACTGATATGAGATTCCGTTTACCCAATTAAAACACCTACACTTTCTCATGGACACGTTTTCCTAATAAACCGCTGGGTTTTATCAGGAGAATTAGGATTAAAATTGCAAACGCGACTGCATCGCGGTAGGTGGATGAACCAAAAGCTACAACTAAGTTTTCTGCAATCCCCATTAAGAAACCTCCAATTACAGCTCCGGGAATGATGCCAATTCCTCCTAAGACTGCAGCCACGAAGGCTTTTAAGCCCGGCAGCGTACCCATGTAGGGGTCCACACTGTTATAGAGAATTCCCACCAAAATCCCTGCTGCGGCAGCCAGTGCCGATCCGATCGCAAAAGTAAGAGCTATAATTCGGTCAACATTGATGCCCATCAGCTGAGCGGCCTCTTTGTCCATCGATACCGCTCGCATCGCTTTGCCAAACTTAGTGTAGTTCACAATTAAGTGCAGCAGGATCATTAGAACAATTGCAGTGCCAAAAATGATGATCTGCCGGTTGGTGATAATCACCGAACCTAACCGGATAATTTTAATCGGAATCGCGGTAGCGGGGTAGGAGCGAAAATCAGCTCCGAAAATCAACTGGGATAAACTTTGAATCAACAGCGAGGCCCCAATAGCTGTAATTAAGACAGTAATCCGCGGCGATTGGCGCAGAGGCCGGTAAGCTACGCGGTCTAAAACAATGCCCACAACTGCAGCGGCAAGCATCGATAAAAGCATTGCCGGTACTAAGGGAAGTTTAAAAGTTGAGATTGCAATTAATCCAAAGTATGCTCCTAACATAAAAATATCGCCATGGGCAAAGTTAATCAGGCGGATGATGCCGTACACCATCGTGTAGCCAAGGGCAATCAGGGCGTATGTGCTGCCTAAAGCAATTCCATTAATCAGCTGCGCTACTAGAATCTGCCACTGCATGTGATCACCTCATCAAAAAAATAACGGTGGGTTGTACCATTAAGTACAACCCAAGCCAGACTAACTACGGATATACGCGGTCAACAACAATCGGTATGCCGTCTTGAATCTGGAGTACAACAATCGGCTTATAAGGAGTTCCTTCCGGATCCATGTCAATGGTTGCGGTAGCAGCAACCACATTCTTCACGGAGCCCATAGCATCTTTAATTGCTACAGGATCTGTGCTGCCAGCTTGCTCGAGAGCTGCTTTTACGATCAGCACAGCGTCATACCCGAGGGCCGCCAGCGCATCCGGTTCCTGACCGAATTTTTCGGTATACTTTTTGGTGAATTCGACTGTAGCTTCTCTTGTATCCAAGACGGAGTAGTGGTTTACATAGTATCCGCCTTCATGGTTTCCAGCGGACAGAGTTTTTAAGTCAGGCGAATCCCAACCGTCTACACCGAGCTTGACAGCATTGATTCCAAATTGGTTTGCTTGCAGGAGAATCGGTCCCACTGCTGAATGATAATCTGGGATGTAAAGACCCTCAGGATTGGCCAAAAGAATTGAAGTCAGCTGAGCACTGAAATCTCTGTCTCCGGTAGTGTAAGATTGGGTAGAGACAATCGTGCCACCTAGTTCTTCAAAGGCATTTTTGAAGGCGTTCATCAAACCAACAGAGTAGTCGTTGGCAATATCATACATGATCGCAACCCGCTTTAGTCCGAGGTTCTCCGCGGCAAACCGAGCCATTACTTTACCTTGAAGCGAATCTTTATAGGCTGCCCGGAAGATATAGTCGCCGATAGCCGTAATGCTGTCACCAGTTCCAGTTGGGGTCATCAAGGGCACGCCAGCCTCTTGGGCAATGGGGGCTACCGACATTACACAAGGTGTAATAACTGGGCCGATAATCAGCGCAACCTGCTCGCGGTCGATTAGGTACCGCGCGATGTTCGCTGCTTCCGTTGCATCGCCTTTATCATCGCTGATGACTAAAGCGATCTTTTGTCCATTAATTCCACCTGCATTGTTAATTTCCTCTACTCCCATTTCCACAGCATTGCGCACCGACTGTCCATAGGTTGATACTGGACCGGTAAGGCTTGAAATCAGTCCGATCTTGATTTCCTGAGCCTGAGCTGACACCGAGAAAAGTCCGAAAATCAGCATTACAAGGAGTACCATCACCATCCTGCGCGTTGTTGAGTTTGAATTCTTCATTGTTACTACCACCTTTCTTTCATTATTGAATTATATTCCGCAATTTTTATCAATGATTCTACGAATAACAGAATAGTCCTCCTTTAAAAAGTATAATTATCGTAAATAAATTATAAAGCTTGGATAAAATGGAAACCTAAACATATGAAAAGGATATTATTGATCAGTGTTTAATTGTATCTTCATAGGAGTCTTGATGGAGGAACTATGATGACAATATCGACACTTACCCCAGAACACATCAACCGCTATACCAGCAGATTTAACATTCTGTCCAATCTAGAATTAGATAAACTGCGTCAGAACGCTGCAGCGCGCTCCGATATTCTGCCGTGTATCCAGCAAGATACCGCCTGCCTGCTGCAGTTGATAGTTCAGCTGATCAGGCCTCGCAGAGTATTAGAGCTTGGCACCGGTATTGGAGTGTCAACGCTGATTATTGCAGAAGCGGCTGAGCAGGCGCTGATTACCACCGTTGAACGCAGTCCAGTTTTTGCCGCCGAAGCCAAAATGAACTTTGAGGATTGGGGCGTAACTGAGCGGATTTCTATCATGGTCGGTGATGCAGTAGAAGTAGTGGAGAAATTGGATGATACATACGACTTGATCTTTCAGGATTCCGGCAAGCAGACCTATGCACCAACGCTGGACAAGCTTGTGGAACTGCTGAATGTAGGGGGGCTGCTTATCGCAGATGATACCCTTTTCCCGGCAATGGAATTACCTGAGCGCAATCGCAACAGTCAGCGGGTAATCGACAAGTTTAACCATTTGGTTAGTGAGCATCCTTTATTGGAAAGCTGTATCCTGCCCATTGGTCACGGTTTAACCATTGCCCGAAAAGTTACGGATAGAATTTTTGATTAAACCCTTGACATATACCCTCGAGGGGTATATAATTTAAACTGAAATGAGAATTAGTCTTAATAAGGAGGCTCATCTAATGACAGTAACTTTGACTGACAGTACTTTTATTGAGGAAGTTGAACAAAATAAAGGTGTAGTTTTGGTAGATTTTTGGGCACCTTGGTGTGGTCCCTGCCGTATGGTTGGTCCAATTATTGAAGAAATTGCTGAGGAGTATCAAGGCAAGGCTAAGATTGGCAAACTGAACGTCGATGATAATCCTCAAGTTGCAATGAAATATGGCATAATGAGTATTCCAACAATGCTCATCTTTAAAGATGGAGAAGTCGTGGATCAAATCGTTGGCGCAGTTCCAAAGCAGATGATCACTGAAAAGATCGACCAATTCGTCTAAAACACGGATCATTTGACAGACTCACTAAAATAGC from Bacillota bacterium harbors:
- a CDS encoding branched-chain amino acid ABC transporter permease codes for the protein MQWQILVAQLINGIALGSTYALIALGYTMVYGIIRLINFAHGDIFMLGAYFGLIAISTFKLPLVPAMLLSMLAAAVVGIVLDRVAYRPLRQSPRITVLITAIGASLLIQSLSQLIFGADFRSYPATAIPIKIIRLGSVIITNRQIIIFGTAIVLMILLHLIVNYTKFGKAMRAVSMDKEAAQLMGINVDRIIALTFAIGSALAAAAGILVGILYNSVDPYMGTLPGLKAFVAAVLGGIGIIPGAVIGGFLMGIAENLVVAFGSSTYRDAVAFAILILILLIKPSGLLGKRVHEKV
- a CDS encoding ABC transporter substrate-binding protein, whose amino-acid sequence is MKNSNSTTRRMVMVLLVMLIFGLFSVSAQAQEIKIGLISSLTGPVSTYGQSVRNAVEMGVEEINNAGGINGQKIALVISDDKGDATEAANIARYLIDREQVALIIGPVITPCVMSVAPIAQEAGVPLMTPTGTGDSITAIGDYIFRAAYKDSLQGKVMARFAAENLGLKRVAIMYDIANDYSVGLMNAFKNAFEELGGTIVSTQSYTTGDRDFSAQLTSILLANPEGLYIPDYHSAVGPILLQANQFGINAVKLGVDGWDSPDLKTLSAGNHEGGYYVNHYSVLDTREATVEFTKKYTEKFGQEPDALAALGYDAVLIVKAALEQAGSTDPVAIKDAMGSVKNVVAATATIDMDPEGTPYKPIVVLQIQDGIPIVVDRVYP
- a CDS encoding ABC transporter ATP-binding protein; the protein is MDPNPLLSVSNLSVNFGGLRALSNINLTIKHGDLVGLIGPNGAGKTTFFNTLTGLCKPSTGQIMFAGFDLTNKAASNISRQGIARTFQNIRLFKSLTVLENLMVACHQNINYSFLTGVLKSKKYRLEEEAGLEEAKRILEIVGLSHHAHELSVNLPYGDQRKLEIARALVTKPKLLLLDEPAAGMNPAETQELLSLIRYLRSDLGITILLIEHDMNLVMNLCEHIFVLDYGMLIAEGTAAEIRSNEQVIQAYLGADV
- a CDS encoding branched-chain amino acid ABC transporter permease, translated to MGKRNLISVGILAGIYLIVQLLVSRGVLLAYDLQILGLVCINIMLAVSLNLINGFTGQFSIGHAGFFGIGAYASAYLTVVHDMPFLLALIIGGLFAALIGICIGLPTLRLEGDYLAIATLGFGEIIRVVILNIPAVGGARGFSGISRSTTFGTAYVFMILTVIILKNFISSKHGRACIAIREDELASETLGINTTFYKVAAFTIGAFFAGLAGGLYSHFMGYINPAANQIGFMKSIDILIMVVLGGLGSITGSIAAAIFLTLIPEFLRSLAEYRMVVYPIILILIMLFRPSGLLGGKELSWDVLSSFYRRVTGKAQKQQGVSTNGS
- the trxA gene encoding thioredoxin; protein product: MTVTLTDSTFIEEVEQNKGVVLVDFWAPWCGPCRMVGPIIEEIAEEYQGKAKIGKLNVDDNPQVAMKYGIMSIPTMLIFKDGEVVDQIVGAVPKQMITEKIDQFV
- a CDS encoding O-methyltransferase; amino-acid sequence: MTISTLTPEHINRYTSRFNILSNLELDKLRQNAAARSDILPCIQQDTACLLQLIVQLIRPRRVLELGTGIGVSTLIIAEAAEQALITTVERSPVFAAEAKMNFEDWGVTERISIMVGDAVEVVEKLDDTYDLIFQDSGKQTYAPTLDKLVELLNVGGLLIADDTLFPAMELPERNRNSQRVIDKFNHLVSEHPLLESCILPIGHGLTIARKVTDRIFD